A genomic region of Pseudomonas sp. KU43P contains the following coding sequences:
- the eno gene encoding phosphopyruvate hydratase, producing MAKIVDIKGREVLDSRGNPTVEADVLLDNGIIGSACAPSGASTGSREALELRDGDKSRYLGKGVLKAVANINGPIRDLLLGKDPSDQKALDRAMIELDGTENKAKLGANAILAVSLAAAKAAAQDQDLPLYAHIANLNGTPGQYSMPVPMMNIINGGEHADNNVDIQEFMVQPVGAKTFSDGLRMGTEIFHHLKAVLKARGLNTAVGDEGGFAPNLASNEDALGAIAEAVEKAGYKLGTDVTLALDCAASEFYEDGKYNLSGEGKSFDAEGFADYLKGLTERFPIISIEDGLDESDWAGWKILTDKIGEKVQLVGDDLFVTNTKILKEGIEKGIGNSILIKFNQIGSLTETLEAIQMAKAAGYTAVISHRSGETEDSTIADLAVGTAAGQIKTGSLCRSDRVSKYNQLLRIEEQLGAKAVYRGRAEFRG from the coding sequence ATGGCAAAAATCGTCGACATCAAAGGTCGTGAAGTTCTCGATTCGCGTGGCAACCCCACCGTGGAAGCCGATGTACTGCTCGACAACGGCATCATCGGCAGCGCGTGCGCGCCGTCCGGTGCTTCCACCGGCTCGCGCGAAGCGCTGGAGCTGCGTGATGGCGACAAGAGCCGTTACCTGGGCAAGGGCGTGCTGAAGGCAGTTGCCAACATCAACGGCCCGATCCGTGACCTGCTGCTGGGCAAGGACCCTTCCGATCAGAAGGCCCTGGACCGCGCCATGATCGAACTGGACGGTACCGAGAACAAGGCCAAGCTGGGCGCCAACGCCATCCTGGCCGTTTCCCTGGCTGCCGCCAAGGCCGCTGCCCAGGACCAGGATTTGCCGCTTTACGCGCACATCGCCAACCTCAACGGCACTCCGGGCCAGTACTCGATGCCGGTTCCGATGATGAACATCATCAACGGCGGCGAGCACGCCGACAACAACGTCGATATCCAAGAGTTCATGGTGCAGCCGGTTGGCGCCAAGACCTTCTCCGACGGCCTGCGCATGGGTACTGAAATCTTCCACCACCTCAAAGCCGTGCTGAAGGCCCGTGGCCTGAACACTGCCGTAGGTGACGAAGGTGGCTTCGCCCCGAACTTGGCCTCCAACGAAGACGCTCTGGGCGCCATCGCCGAAGCCGTGGAAAAAGCGGGCTACAAGCTGGGCACCGACGTAACCCTGGCCCTGGACTGCGCGGCTTCCGAATTCTACGAAGACGGCAAGTACAACCTGTCCGGTGAAGGCAAGTCGTTCGACGCCGAAGGTTTCGCCGACTACCTGAAAGGCCTGACCGAGCGCTTCCCGATCATCTCGATCGAAGACGGCCTGGACGAGTCCGACTGGGCTGGCTGGAAGATCCTGACCGACAAGATCGGTGAAAAGGTGCAGCTGGTCGGTGACGACCTGTTCGTGACCAACACCAAGATCCTCAAGGAAGGCATCGAGAAGGGCATTGGTAACTCGATCCTGATCAAGTTCAACCAGATCGGCTCGCTGACCGAAACCCTGGAAGCCATCCAGATGGCCAAGGCTGCCGGCTACACCGCGGTGATCTCGCACCGTTCCGGTGAAACCGAAGACTCGACCATTGCCGACCTGGCCGTGGGTACCGCTGCCGGCCAGATCAAGACTGGCTCGCTGTGCCGCTCCGACCGCGTTTCCAAGTACAACCAGCTGCTGCGCATCGAAGAGCAACTGGGCGCCAAAGCGGTTTACCGTGGTCGTGCCGAGTTTCGCGGCTAA
- the ftsB gene encoding cell division protein FtsB, translating to MRSPYWLFLVLLLLLGGLQYRLWVGNGSLAQVAELKQQIDEQHAENERLLERNRVLDAEVLELKKGMETVEERARHELGMVKEGETLFQLPQK from the coding sequence ATGCGCAGTCCCTATTGGTTGTTCCTTGTCCTGCTCCTGCTGCTCGGTGGCCTGCAGTACCGCCTTTGGGTGGGTAACGGCAGCCTGGCGCAAGTGGCAGAGCTCAAGCAGCAGATCGACGAGCAGCATGCCGAGAACGAGCGGCTGCTGGAACGTAACCGCGTGCTCGACGCCGAGGTGCTGGAGCTGAAGAAAGGTATGGAGACCGTGGAAGAACGGGCTCGTCATGAATTGGGAATGGTCAAAGAGGGCGAAACCCTCTTCCAGCTGCCGCAAAAATGA
- the ispD gene encoding 2-C-methyl-D-erythritol 4-phosphate cytidylyltransferase, producing the protein MNEMLPAFWAVIPAAGVGARMAADRPKQYLELAGQTILEHSLDCFLGHPTLKGVVVSIAEDDPYWPGLRCASDPRIQCAPGGRERADSVLNALLLLHAQGAADSDWVLVHDAARPNLARTDLDRLLSDLADDPVGGLLAVPARDTLKRADAKGRVSATVDRSTIWQAYTPQMFRLGALHRALAECLVSDVVVTDEASAIEWSGQAPRLIEGRSDNIKVTRPEDLEWLRQRWAGRR; encoded by the coding sequence ATGAATGAAATGCTACCGGCCTTCTGGGCCGTGATTCCTGCCGCGGGCGTTGGTGCCCGCATGGCTGCCGACCGCCCCAAGCAATACCTGGAGCTGGCCGGACAGACGATTCTCGAGCACAGTCTCGACTGTTTTCTTGGCCATCCCACGCTCAAGGGCGTGGTGGTCAGCATTGCCGAAGACGACCCTTATTGGCCGGGCCTGCGCTGCGCCAGCGATCCGCGCATCCAGTGTGCCCCGGGTGGGCGTGAGCGCGCCGATTCGGTGTTGAATGCCTTGCTGCTGCTGCATGCCCAGGGGGCAGCGGACAGCGACTGGGTGCTGGTTCACGATGCGGCGCGGCCGAACCTGGCGCGCACGGATCTTGACCGTTTGTTGTCGGATTTGGCTGACGATCCGGTTGGGGGGCTCTTGGCAGTGCCTGCCCGGGATACGCTCAAGCGTGCGGATGCCAAGGGGCGTGTCAGCGCCACGGTGGACCGCAGCACCATCTGGCAGGCCTATACGCCACAGATGTTCCGCCTGGGCGCCTTGCACCGGGCCCTGGCCGAGTGCCTGGTGTCCGATGTGGTGGTGACCGACGAGGCCTCTGCCATCGAATGGTCCGGGCAGGCGCCGCGGTTGATCGAAGGGCGCAGCGACAATATCAAGGTGACCCGGCCGGAAGACCTGGAGTGGTTGCGCCAGCGTTGGGCTGGGCGTCGCTGA
- a CDS encoding LysR substrate-binding domain-containing protein, giving the protein MSSRWEGIDEFVAVAESGQFTAAAERLGVSSSHISRQIARLEERLQTRLLYRSTRRVTLSEAGQTFLQHCQRLQDGREEALRAMGDLASEPKGLLRMTCAVAYGERFIVPLVTRFMALYPQLRVEVELSNRTLDLLHEGMDLAIRLGRLADSRLVATRLAPRRMYLCASPAYLERYGRPHSLSELARHNCLVGSSDLWALQQDGREISQRVQGNWRCNSGQAVLDAALQGMGLCQLPDYYVLEHLNSGALVSLLESHQPPNTAVWALYPQQRHLSPKVRRLVDYLKEGLAGLPEYRGG; this is encoded by the coding sequence ATGAGCAGTCGCTGGGAAGGGATCGACGAGTTCGTCGCCGTGGCCGAGTCCGGCCAATTCACGGCGGCGGCCGAGCGCCTGGGTGTGTCCTCGTCGCACATCAGCCGTCAGATCGCCCGCCTGGAAGAGCGCCTGCAAACCCGACTGCTGTACCGCAGCACTCGACGTGTGACCTTGAGCGAGGCCGGGCAGACCTTCCTGCAACACTGTCAGCGCCTGCAGGACGGCCGCGAGGAAGCCCTGCGAGCCATGGGCGACCTGGCCAGCGAACCCAAGGGATTGCTGCGCATGACCTGCGCGGTGGCCTATGGCGAGCGCTTCATCGTGCCATTGGTGACACGCTTCATGGCGCTGTACCCACAGTTGCGGGTCGAGGTGGAACTGAGCAATCGCACCCTGGACCTGTTGCACGAAGGCATGGACCTGGCCATCCGCCTGGGCCGGCTCGCCGACTCACGGCTAGTGGCCACACGGCTGGCGCCGCGGCGCATGTACCTGTGCGCCTCGCCTGCATACCTGGAGCGTTATGGCCGGCCGCATAGCCTGTCGGAGTTGGCCAGGCACAACTGCCTGGTGGGGAGCTCCGACCTGTGGGCACTGCAGCAGGATGGCCGTGAAATCAGTCAGCGGGTGCAGGGCAACTGGCGCTGCAACAGCGGGCAGGCCGTGTTGGATGCGGCGTTGCAGGGGATGGGGTTGTGCCAGTTGCCGGACTATTACGTGCTGGAGCATCTGAACAGTGGTGCGCTGGTGTCGCTACTGGAGTCGCATCAGCCGCCGAACACGGCGGTGTGGGCACTGTATCCGCAACAGCGGCACCTTTCGCCGAAGGTTCGGCGGTTGGTGGACTATCTGAAGGAAGGGCTGGCGGGGCTGCCCGAATATCGGGGGGGCTGA